The following proteins come from a genomic window of Natrinema saccharevitans:
- a CDS encoding helix-turn-helix domain-containing protein codes for MANSMAEQLQQDMVCEGLLECIHGLKQLDKDCFRVLVESERALTIDEVADRVDRERSTAYRSIQRLLKSGFIQKEQINYDQGGYYHVYYPTDPAQIANDMQRKLNDWYAKMGQLIQEFEDKYERAEADTEIPAQS; via the coding sequence ATGGCTAACTCGATGGCAGAGCAACTACAGCAGGACATGGTGTGTGAGGGGTTGCTGGAGTGTATCCACGGGCTCAAGCAACTCGACAAGGACTGCTTTCGCGTCCTCGTCGAGAGCGAGCGAGCGCTGACGATCGACGAGGTCGCCGACCGGGTCGACCGCGAGCGTTCGACCGCGTACCGATCGATCCAGCGCTTGCTCAAGAGCGGGTTCATCCAAAAAGAGCAGATCAACTACGATCAGGGCGGCTACTATCACGTCTACTACCCGACGGATCCGGCTCAGATCGCAAACGACATGCAGCGAAAGCTAAACGACTGGTACGCGAAGATGGGGCAACTCATCCAGGAGTTCGAGGACAAGTACGAACGCGCAGAGGCCGACACCGAGATCCCTGCCCAGAGCTAA
- a CDS encoding sulfite exporter TauE/SafE family protein: MEPFGIALTTLALFVSFGFMVGVLFGFFGMGGSFLVTPALLVMGYPARVAVGSGMAFVFGTAVIATLKHHDLGQVDYKLGGLMIVGTSAGIEVGRIGVFYLEDLGLASGVIGVTYVVLLGAIGVFVTRNALKNDGSDSSGGGHHDAADDEIDPDAIPDIAKKIQSYRVPPMMTIAGGIQVSLWMVLGVAFATGLLSGFLGVGGGFIRMPAMFYLIGVPVPVAVGTDLFEIVFSGGIGSFLYGMEGGVDLSIVAPLLAGSALGARIGSAATSIVNEDDIKVYFGLMLLGGSIAVAFQQAGDYFAVEIFNTVGFALILLSAFMVSGAVIYSTVTEMRAQAHASVPSAD, from the coding sequence ATGGAACCATTTGGAATCGCACTGACGACGCTCGCACTGTTCGTGAGCTTCGGCTTCATGGTCGGCGTGCTGTTCGGCTTCTTCGGAATGGGCGGCTCGTTCCTCGTCACGCCCGCGTTGCTCGTGATGGGGTATCCCGCCAGAGTCGCCGTCGGGAGCGGGATGGCTTTCGTCTTCGGGACGGCGGTCATCGCGACGCTCAAGCACCACGACCTAGGCCAGGTCGACTACAAACTCGGCGGATTGATGATCGTCGGAACCTCGGCCGGTATCGAGGTCGGGCGAATCGGAGTGTTCTACCTCGAGGATCTCGGCCTCGCCAGTGGTGTCATCGGTGTCACGTACGTCGTCCTGCTTGGCGCAATTGGCGTGTTCGTCACGCGTAACGCGCTCAAAAACGACGGCAGTGATAGTTCCGGTGGCGGACACCACGACGCAGCCGACGACGAGATCGATCCGGACGCGATCCCCGACATCGCGAAGAAGATCCAGTCCTACCGCGTCCCGCCGATGATGACGATCGCGGGCGGTATCCAGGTCTCGCTGTGGATGGTCCTGGGCGTCGCGTTCGCGACGGGGCTGCTGTCGGGCTTCCTGGGTGTCGGCGGCGGCTTCATCCGGATGCCCGCGATGTTCTACCTCATCGGGGTGCCCGTTCCCGTCGCGGTCGGGACCGACCTCTTCGAGATCGTGTTCTCGGGCGGGATCGGTTCGTTCCTCTACGGGATGGAAGGCGGCGTCGACCTCTCGATCGTCGCGCCGCTGCTCGCCGGGAGCGCGCTGGGCGCCAGGATCGGTTCGGCCGCGACCAGCATCGTCAACGAAGACGACATCAAGGTCTACTTCGGACTGATGCTCCTGGGTGGATCGATCGCCGTGGCGTTCCAGCAGGCCGGCGACTACTTCGCCGTCGAGATCTTCAACACGGTCGGCTTCGCCCTGATCCTGCTCTCGGCGTTCATGGTCAGCGGGGCCGTGATCTACAGCACTGTTACGGAGATGCGCGCACAGGCCCACGCGTCCGTACCGTCAGCGGACTAA
- a CDS encoding DUF7512 family protein, translating to MIDLATSSSAVQAGALVGAVLLEAIVLYVGYGALERVATPVVERIKHA from the coding sequence ATGATCGATCTCGCCACGTCTTCGTCAGCAGTACAGGCAGGCGCCCTCGTCGGTGCCGTCCTCCTCGAGGCGATCGTCCTCTACGTCGGGTACGGCGCCCTCGAGCGAGTCGCAACGCCGGTCGTTGAGCGGATCAAACACGCATAA
- a CDS encoding universal stress protein, producing the protein MKAICATDLSAASEATIESETCLECLGRIGVEEIHLVTVIPSNVHAGMPGMNFEKRREQALERYRRVIENSDFNVETHVVRGTPYRRINGIAEAVGASLTVVGSRGKSPLENRVIGSTARNLARTTVVPLLVNRIEREADEPDVVREHLFRRLLYATDFSENAEQAFEAFSYLHHATREATLVHVETPKDPGIPEDDDPEARLTELATRLEDWGIETRTVVRRGDPADEILAAEAEYEPTTTLVGSRGHSRLRRLLLGSVSEDIVARANGNVMLIPPNRSA; encoded by the coding sequence ATGAAAGCAATCTGTGCGACCGACCTCTCCGCTGCCAGCGAGGCGACGATCGAGAGCGAGACCTGCCTCGAGTGTCTCGGCCGAATCGGCGTCGAGGAGATCCACCTCGTGACCGTGATTCCGTCGAACGTCCACGCGGGCATGCCCGGGATGAACTTCGAGAAACGCCGCGAACAGGCGCTCGAGCGCTACCGCCGCGTCATCGAAAACTCGGACTTCAACGTCGAAACGCACGTCGTCCGCGGGACGCCGTACCGACGAATCAACGGCATCGCCGAGGCCGTCGGTGCCAGTCTCACGGTCGTCGGCTCGCGCGGGAAGAGTCCGCTCGAGAACCGCGTCATCGGTTCGACCGCGCGCAACCTCGCGCGCACGACGGTCGTCCCGCTGCTGGTCAACCGGATCGAACGCGAGGCGGACGAACCGGACGTCGTCCGCGAACACCTGTTCCGGCGGTTGCTGTACGCGACGGACTTCTCCGAGAACGCCGAGCAGGCCTTCGAGGCGTTCTCGTACCTCCACCACGCGACGCGGGAGGCAACGCTGGTCCACGTCGAAACGCCGAAGGACCCGGGAATTCCGGAGGACGACGATCCCGAAGCGCGACTGACGGAGCTAGCGACGCGACTCGAGGACTGGGGGATCGAGACGCGGACCGTAGTCCGACGGGGCGATCCCGCCGACGAGATCCTCGCCGCGGAGGCCGAGTACGAGCCGACCACGACCCTCGTCGGCTCGCGCGGGCACAGCCGACTCCGCCGACTGTTGCTCGGGAGCGTCTCCGAAGACATCGTCGCACGGGCGAACGGGAACGTCATGTTGATCCCGCCGAACCGATCTGCCTGA
- a CDS encoding DUF1641 domain-containing protein, with protein sequence MSEPTTETADAGDPTLEELVAENPDEVARFIERLGVVNELLDTADLATAAMDDRMVQELSGTATNLGAAADGLATDEVPALGEATGENADELADAIETLARLQRSGTLDDLLAMTDLLALASSAMDDDMVTDLAATGTRLGEVADTAADDDVARTLGDLLEAVGEAGSEPAEPVGPVGVAKALRDPDVKAGAGFLLTLAKALGRTTR encoded by the coding sequence ATGTCCGAACCCACGACCGAGACCGCCGACGCCGGGGACCCGACGCTCGAGGAACTCGTCGCCGAAAACCCGGACGAGGTCGCACGGTTCATCGAGCGCCTCGGAGTCGTCAACGAACTGCTCGATACGGCGGACCTCGCGACGGCCGCGATGGACGATCGCATGGTCCAGGAACTGTCCGGCACCGCGACGAACCTCGGTGCCGCGGCCGACGGGCTGGCGACCGACGAGGTCCCAGCCCTCGGCGAGGCGACCGGCGAGAACGCCGACGAGCTGGCCGACGCGATCGAGACGCTCGCCCGACTCCAGCGCTCGGGGACGCTCGACGATCTGCTGGCGATGACGGACCTGCTCGCGCTCGCGTCGTCGGCGATGGACGACGACATGGTCACGGACCTCGCGGCGACCGGGACACGCCTCGGTGAAGTGGCCGACACGGCGGCCGACGACGACGTGGCTCGGACGCTCGGGGACCTGCTCGAGGCCGTCGGCGAGGCCGGGTCCGAGCCGGCAGAGCCCGTCGGTCCGGTCGGCGTCGCGAAAGCGCTTCGCGACCCGGACGTCAAGGCCGGTGCGGGCTTTCTGCTCACACTCGCGAAAGCGCTGGGACGAACGACGAGATAA
- a CDS encoding NAD(P)/FAD-dependent oxidoreductase encodes MHRVAIVGGGTGGTVLANRLADELRSEIEAGKVEVRLITADPNHVYKPTFLYVPFGKKTVDDAKRPIEELVDRRVTLTIDEVVDVDTDRNRLSLADRTTRLHYDQLVLATGANLEPEAVPGLAEGGHHFYGPDGAERLRDELADFTEGHLVLSVVGVPHMCPAAPVEFPLMVDDWLRERGRREDVEITYTYPINRAHGLESVADWATDLFEERDIAVETFFNVDEVDPDAELIQTVEGDELEYDLLVAIPPHRGSDLVIDAGLGEDGWVDVDRHTLEATEAEDVYAIGDVADVPTSKAGSVAHYEAGAVADRIASRARGETPTATYDGKTVCFLEAGMDEATFIEFTYGEEPYVREPSKPIHWAKLGYNESYWLTARGLL; translated from the coding sequence ATGCACCGAGTCGCTATCGTCGGCGGCGGAACGGGGGGAACGGTCCTCGCGAATCGACTCGCGGACGAGCTACGGTCCGAGATCGAGGCCGGCAAGGTCGAGGTCCGACTGATCACGGCCGATCCGAACCACGTCTACAAGCCGACGTTCCTGTACGTGCCCTTCGGGAAGAAGACGGTCGACGACGCGAAACGGCCGATCGAGGAACTTGTCGACCGCCGCGTCACCCTGACGATCGACGAAGTCGTCGACGTCGATACCGACCGGAATCGCCTGTCGCTGGCCGACAGGACGACGCGACTGCACTACGATCAGCTCGTGCTGGCGACCGGTGCGAACCTCGAGCCCGAGGCCGTGCCCGGGCTCGCCGAGGGCGGCCATCACTTCTACGGCCCCGACGGCGCCGAGCGGCTCCGGGACGAACTCGCCGACTTCACCGAGGGACACCTCGTCCTGAGCGTGGTCGGCGTCCCGCACATGTGTCCGGCGGCGCCCGTCGAGTTCCCGCTGATGGTCGACGACTGGCTCCGCGAGCGGGGCCGGCGCGAGGACGTCGAGATCACCTACACGTACCCGATCAACCGCGCCCACGGCCTCGAGTCGGTCGCCGACTGGGCGACCGACCTGTTCGAGGAACGTGACATCGCCGTCGAGACGTTCTTCAACGTCGACGAGGTCGACCCCGACGCGGAACTGATCCAGACGGTCGAAGGCGACGAACTCGAGTACGACCTGCTCGTGGCGATCCCGCCCCACCGGGGCAGCGACCTCGTGATCGACGCGGGGCTGGGCGAGGACGGCTGGGTCGACGTCGACAGGCACACGCTCGAGGCGACCGAGGCCGAGGACGTCTACGCGATCGGCGACGTCGCGGACGTTCCCACGAGCAAGGCCGGCAGCGTCGCTCACTACGAGGCGGGCGCCGTCGCCGATCGGATCGCCAGCCGCGCCCGCGGGGAGACGCCGACGGCGACTTACGACGGGAAGACGGTCTGCTTCCTCGAGGCCGGCATGGACGAGGCGACGTTCATCGAGTTCACCTACGGCGAGGAACCGTACGTCCGCGAGCCGTCGAAACCGATCCACTGGGCGAAGCTCGGCTACAACGAGTCCTACTGGCTCACCGCACGGGGGTTACTGTAG
- a CDS encoding sulfurtransferase TusA family protein: MTDTDDPDVTIDSKDASCPGPLMALIGKVKTLDAGTVVELQTTARNSTTDVPEWLEEAGHELLEIEERDEYWSIYLEVN; the protein is encoded by the coding sequence ATGACTGACACAGACGATCCGGACGTGACGATCGACTCGAAGGACGCATCGTGTCCCGGCCCGCTGATGGCCCTCATCGGGAAGGTGAAGACACTCGACGCCGGCACCGTGGTCGAACTCCAGACGACTGCACGGAACTCCACGACGGACGTTCCGGAGTGGCTCGAGGAGGCCGGCCACGAGTTACTCGAGATCGAGGAGCGCGACGAGTACTGGAGCATCTACCTGGAGGTCAACTGA
- a CDS encoding SHOCT domain-containing protein, with amino-acid sequence MTDPDETIGRYASRATVLGTVLLVAVTATASAQPHGGSAGGSMGGWGAVGGWLFRWPVLLLGLLALPVVWTGSRRSGDRVDRAEGPDRALEKLRERYARGGLSTDEFERRRRNLQS; translated from the coding sequence ATGACCGACCCAGACGAGACGATCGGACGATACGCGAGCCGAGCGACGGTCCTCGGCACCGTCCTCCTCGTCGCCGTGACCGCGACGGCGTCCGCACAGCCCCACGGCGGTAGTGCCGGTGGATCGATGGGCGGCTGGGGAGCGGTCGGTGGCTGGCTGTTCCGCTGGCCGGTCCTGCTACTCGGGCTGCTCGCACTGCCGGTCGTCTGGACCGGCAGTCGACGCTCGGGAGACCGCGTCGATCGCGCCGAGGGACCCGACCGAGCGCTCGAGAAACTCCGCGAGCGCTACGCCCGCGGGGGACTCTCGACGGACGAGTTCGAACGACGACGACGCAACCTGCAATCGTAG